tgaactagtatatatttcttctttaggggccagctgaaggacgcccccGGGTGTGAGAATtcctcgctacattgaagacctgttggtgcccttctgttgttgtttttttttctatggtcgggttgttgtctctttgacacattgtccatttcctttctcaattttatttaacaatatataCTCACTAGTTCCACATtctacaaaatgaaaatgtaataaatcGTCTAAAATATAACAATGCAATACACGAGGGTATAAATATAGCAACATTTGTATaacgctgttcgaaattcaaaaatcgattgagaaaaatacaaatccggggtacaaaataaaactgagagaaacgcATCTAATATATAGGAGGAGAACTACAACACAATAGAAAcagaatattaaaatgtaacacacgaactataatataacaatgaccagtTTCCTGTATATGTGTTTGGGGGAAAAGGGTTATATTATTAACTTTCATGGCACTCTTATCTTTACTTcagtttatttaattattagatTCATTCACTTGTAAGCTTAATGTTATTGTCAAATCATTCCGTTTatgtatttttctctttttattgCTTGGCCCATAAGTATCCATTTCGATTATTTTCTTCTCTTGGCAGTGTTGATGtcttgttttttaaatactcattatcttgaatagttATTACAGAAGGTCGtatggttacctatagttgttaatttctgtgtcattttggtctcctgttgagagttgtctcatgggtaatcataccacatcttttagtttttatatttcttcaaacatataaaaaaacaccatattatatatttgcgtttcgtcttcatacgACTCATCAGTTTTGCTCAAATTAAAGCAGAGggaatgcaaataaaaaaaacaaatcaaataaataaagacaacagagAACAAAAATCCCGGCTTTAAACTAAAACCAAGATAAACACATTTACTATTAGAagaaacaacggaacaacagaaacactgaagtgcaacaaaaaacaacactaatacaatttacaaaacGAACCGCGGGTTTTAGATAATTACTGTGTCGATTTGATAAACAGCTTTGTAACATATTGATATTAAACAATGAAAAGAACAATAACCAGCTAAAATGCTTTTGGAgaaatatcaaatcataaataaattcaaaagagaacaaaaacattttctgtGATCCAATAAAGGATCATATATGAGTTTATCCGCTCTCTAGTAAGAAAGTTTTACAGTAAATCTAACTTACGTTCACTTTGCTCTGAAAGAGAAAACCAGCAGGTTACAAATTAAGTCAATAACTAGTTATATTATAAACTAACATTTCATATTGTCGTAATGATTGTTCTTTTATCGAATCGCAAACCGCGGAAGGTGTTGTTTATCCTTGTGTCGACGTTTAATGTTTTGCACATTAGAGGAAATGTATCATTTGCAATCCTAATTAAGTGTATATATGTagtgttctttttattatattttataatgtatttcaCCAATTTTCTCTACTTATTCCTTTGATTTAGCCCTcgattattttctattatttattatatttttgcctactttttaaattgtctcTCATCAGTCctaattggccgtttcagaatctaaagcatcatgggtaatttcattgttcgtaccccaaagtgaaaataacgttacgtcattggttgattTGCTATTGTTTataacgttttaaaccaatcaaacgCTTTGGTgtcacttttgaaaatattacccaggatgcattagacTCTAAAACGGCGAATTGCCGGTTCCGCATTGCTTTTCCCTTACAATTTATGCCATTAATCCCATCATAACCCTCGTAcactaattttcattttttttacctttgataattaAAGCTTTGTTATTGTCAAATGCTGATCCGTCACAAACATCACAAAGAGAAGGATTGCCTGGAAATTGTgctaaaaaatgaaatgcataacattgttaatagtgtaaaaatgtaTGCACACATATTATCTCGagcatatgtggattcttattctttttataaCGCTCATGATCAAACCTTCAATGTTGAATACAGATTATAATTTGTTAGGTTTCCTTAGCTGTCGTATTTAGGCATTAATGGACTGATTTGTctgctctcccttgacaccatttgcagTCTTCaggaaaaaatgataaaaaatatatcaattatgcAATACGAACCCTATgttttacacattttaaaaaagacatattaaattccacaactgcaacaagtgtgttaCGAATTTTCTACACTcgaaaaagtataatttttacatttaaagcGCGAAACTTGCCgagctttttaaataaatttaaaatgcagaagaaaacaaaaaacaatacgTCACAGATAAATTTCGACCAACTATTTGCTGataacagatttttcactagtaaagaaaaataattttctcaCACCgataaaaacatatgaaaagagcaaaatttagagaaaacatgTTATGTCTTACACAGAACTTAAGGTATACTATGTAATAACTAATAATAGGGAaatatcactgtactagtatacatatttctTAGGGGCCAGCTTAAGGATACCTAGGGGTGCGGGAATTTTGCTACATTGCAGACCCTtttgtggccttcggctgttgtctgctctatggtcgggttgttgtcgctttgatacattccccatttcctttctcaattttactaacCCCATTCTGACATACAATATACTCTTAAATCTTTAGTGGTATTGTACATTATGTCTCTCATACAACGGTATTCGTATACGTTATGAGCAATGCAtcgtctaaaaatagaataaaaacatgATCATTAACATTTACCTCATGATATATCACATATCTTCaaatattacagttaaaatTGTCCTCTATATTTTGATACTTTTGTAATTCATACTTTGGAATCCTTTGGTTGTATGAAGTTAAAAATTAAGTCATAATGGTCATAGCGAATGATTTTTAGGTAAATATACACTTTTTTATTTGTGCATTTGAAAAGCAGGTTATATTGGACCAATATGtaaattactgtgaattcattactATTAATTGGATACCACGTTTCGTGGGTTTTGTGGATACAGATTTGAATCACAAATTTTATATGTTCTATAGACTAGAATACAGTCTGTGGTTAAACTACGAAATCAAGTACCAATGCAAGTTTTCACCGGTGAATTGCATTTTGTGGAATATTCAatgcaaaaaaatgcattagtaacatgtattattattatcatatcatatcaatataactatatactagtaatatactgaaaactatttttaaaagctcgcaggattttttttctgacacaaaaagaaatttttgtGGTTCAGCAGATCACTTAGTTTTATAACCAGTGACAAAATGTGAGTAAGAAATATAttcacttaaggtggtacccaacactttaactaaaattaatttggctcgtttaattttcttgaaattttgacacgtatttactttgacactttgacaaaaatataaaaattctaaaaaaatttaaccaaccgttttatcagaaaaatttcactggttatatagcagtttggcaaacacttattttgatcattgagaagcttaatatccctttaacaacacaacgaaattaaaacgtttatctgattttacagagttatctccctgtagtgttaggtaccaccttaatatatgataattaaagatatattgaacaaaagaaacgactttcaatgttaataaaaaaaaaatgaggaagaCCATAACAACTTTTAAATCATACGTTAGACTCTATAAAACAACAAACGATTAAAAACAACTGTTAAATTTCTGACTTGGTTCcggcaaaaaaaaatgttaactcaCCGTACAACGTAAAACCGTCCACTTCTGGTATAGCATTCCCAGTCCGTTTTATTTTCACCACCAAAATTCTCAGTGAACAAAGTGGTATCATTTACTCCTACGCTATATGATTGGTTGACATTGTTTACGTCACAAGAGCAAAGTTCATAGGTTTTGTTATGAAGGGTACATGGAAAGCCGCAAAATCCATGAGGGCCAGGACCTGTCAAATTCAAAAGGATTTACTGCAGTTTATTGACAgatgttcaaagttttgtcaaatatgaTGAATCGAactgtttttgatttatttatgttttgatttttaacgtAGTTGTGATTGTTAAGTCTTCAATAAAGTCAATAAAGAAGGtagtattttgtaaattttgcgTTTTAGATATGCTATCTCTGCATATACTTTCATCCGACACTTTGAACTCCAAATTGTTAACACCAATTAtgtttaaacaagaatgtgttttTAGTACACGGATTTCCCACTCGCACTATCGTTGTCTATGTTCAGTCGACCGTACAATTcggataaaaactctaatttggcataagGATCAGAAAGCatatatcatagggaacatgtgtactaagtttgaagttcatcaaaaactaccttgaccaaaatctttaacctgaagcgtgacgaacggacggacgaacagacggacccATAGATCAGAATACATAATGCCCCTTTACTATCGAAGGTGGGGcataaatactgaaaaaaggtcaaaacaaCAATAATGGAGCCAAATGTGTATGTCTTTTGtcttttatggatagttgtctcattggcaatcataccacatttttttatatgattttttttttttttcaaaggagAAGCTTTATGACCAAGGGGAATCTTGAAAGAAAAGTCAAATGCAGTCACAGACAATTATTGGGGATTGTAATGCTTTTTGATaccttcaaaaattaaaatcctgaATTAAAGAAGGGTATGTTTTAAACCATTAAAACCTCTTAAAAAACTTAGCCGTTGAAAACCATGCAGACAATCAATCCACCTGCAGTCATAATGACGGGGTTTTCTAAAAGGCAAATTTAACTTGATTTATGTCTACCAAAAACATGCATATGTACGAGttgtttgttgtctctttgacatattcccagTTTCagttctcaattttacattaaaaactaATGTTAATGGAGTACCCGACACTTTGACTGACGACATTTCGATTTGTTaggtaaacaaacaaaaaatctaaaaattaaaaaaccaaTCGTGATGTTTTCAGGAGATCGGTTATATAATGACACTTGCATGAACAggatttttcttatttcttggGTGTTTAACAATCTTTATacgtttttaaaactttaaaccgaaaaattaaatatatacttgtttcaaatttcaatttgtatttctttgttaTATGGCTCTTGCCTCATTCTGTATGACCATAGCCATTAATAGCGTTACATAACTCTAcagtttaattaaaataaagttcaaaCTTCATATCcttaaatactgtggattcatttttattcgtgtgataccaattttcgtggctttcgtGGCTTTCGTGGGTATTGGCGAACCACGAAATTGAATTTTCAACGAATAActaattttctataggcttgtatgcagacttcggcaaaaccacgaaatgaAATATCTACGAAATTGCAAGTTTTccataatccacgaaaattggtacccacgaaaataaatgaatccacagtaatgtTTCGTTTAGATACGATTTTTCTTGTTTCCGTCGTTGAGACAGATAAAAAACAGATAGGAAACCATTAACACTTAGAAATTGAACAttgaaacgatttttttttgttttttacaaataatagtatgcaattaaaataatgtttagataaaataaaaggtaaaacattCACATACCTGGTGTACATATTTTACTGATGAGATCATCTATAATTAATGAGAAGGCACTAAAATTGCCTACTTGGAAGACAAAGTCGTTCGTAGTTGCAATTTCTTGTAACACGGCAGTAGCAACACCATCTCCGACACCCACAGCTAAGATCTTcacatttttactctttaaaaaGGCAGCTTCCTCCCCAAAATTACCAGAAGTTTGACCGTCTGTTATAACAACTGCAAATCTATTGTCGACTGCACATGGGCGTCCTGCACCATTAACCACGTTAAATATGTTAGACGCTAGGTACTAACCGAATAGAATATGAAAGaaggaaataaaaatgtaatctaaatttataacatgtttactaataatttaagaaaaaacgGCAGTGATGTCTAAAACAATGTAACTTTAAAGTTATGTTATGATTCTTAGTTCTCCTGTAAAACACTCAATAGCCAAATAGACGTTTTTCATATAATCAACATTATACATCGGAGTTTACAACAACTGGGCCGATGCCATTGCTGGTGGAGTTTAATTCCCCGAGAgaatcacaagcccagtagtcagcacttctgagttatcattgatatgttaatGATAATAAATTAACTATAAAAAAGATTTCGAATATTTGAATTACAAAGGATTATCTACCTCAGGAATCAGGAATAGAATACATTTgctgtttttggcaaattttaaGGACTGTTTTGTCCCCATTGCTCTCCaacattgatgagtcttttgaagacgaaacgctcgtctggcgtaaatataaaatttaaatccttgtatctatgatgagtttcttTTACATCACctgagatttatttccccgagggtatcacaagcccagtagtcagcacttttgtgttgacttgagttataaTTGGTATGTTCatgattataaattaactgttttaaaaaaattgaaaaacaaaggattatccacctcaggaatagattaccttagctgtatttgacaaaactcaAGGAGTGTTTGGTCCTCGAGTGCTTTCTTTGGTTATTTATAGACGAaattctttagtatacataaaatagataaatactTAATATGTAGTACTAAGTTGAGTtagattgtttatatttttttctttgttgtatccattatatttaagattttgttcATAATTGGGCTTTCGTTAACACAATATTTCGTATTTCGTATGATTGAGCGTTAGGATAATAAAGATGTCATCACTTAAAGGGGTATGTTGGTTAACCCTTATTATgtacacaaaattaaatgatgtttttattcatataagtCGACCCCTTCTTTCATAACATTTTACCATAAGTCCTGCTCCAATATGAGTAGTTGATCCATTATTTACTATTGCATCTATTCCATTCAGAACCCCAGTAGTATCAACGTGGTCGTTTAGATCGAATTCCGTAGTTTGATCGTGTAAACTAGAAAACTTAACTGCTGCAAACTGTGCACCAGTTGGTCCAATATTTGGAAATCTTTGGACCACATCTTTCATAAAATTTTTCGTCTCGGTAAATTCATCGTTACTTAT
The nucleotide sequence above comes from Mytilus trossulus isolate FHL-02 chromosome 5, PNRI_Mtr1.1.1.hap1, whole genome shotgun sequence. Encoded proteins:
- the LOC134719493 gene encoding collagen alpha-6(VI) chain-like, which codes for MMWKEIMVVMMVIFLGKTEGSSVDNCIACSDIAFLIDESGSISNDEFTETKNFMKDVVQRFPNIGPTGAQFAAVKFSSLHDQTTEFDLNDHVDTTGVLNGIDAIVNNGSTTHIGAGLMYLASNIFNVVNGAGRPCAVDNRFAVVITDGQTSGNFGEEAAFLKSKNVKILAVGVGDGVATAVLQEIATTNDFVFQVGNFSAFSLIIDDLISKICTPGPGPHGFCGFPCTLHNKTYELCSCDVNNVNQSYSVGVNDTTLFTENFGGENKTDWECYTRSGRFYVVRRCIAHNVYEYRCMRDIMYNTTKDLRVYCMSEWAQFPGNPSLCDVCDGSAFDNNKALIIKEQSERKLDLL